The following proteins come from a genomic window of Candidatus Eisenbacteria bacterium:
- a CDS encoding DUF721 domain-containing protein gives MGDLARLAEALRAALARLPGATGLVHYPIWAEWSAVVGATIAAHAKPAQLRRGVLVVAVDGPEWMHELQYVKRDVVERLNARLGSSVVRDIYLVLATN, from the coding sequence ATGGGTGACCTCGCACGCCTGGCGGAGGCGCTCCGGGCGGCGCTGGCACGCCTTCCGGGCGCGACGGGCCTCGTCCACTACCCCATCTGGGCGGAATGGAGCGCCGTCGTGGGCGCGACGATCGCCGCGCACGCGAAGCCGGCACAGCTCCGGCGCGGCGTGCTCGTCGTCGCGGTCGACGGACCCGAATGGATGCACGAGCTGCAGTACGTGAAACGCGACGTGGTCGAGCGGCTGAACGCCCGCCTCGGCTCGTCCGTCGTGCGCGACATCTACCTCGTGCTCGCTACCAATTGA